A stretch of Oncorhynchus mykiss isolate Arlee chromosome 12, USDA_OmykA_1.1, whole genome shotgun sequence DNA encodes these proteins:
- the LOC110537220 gene encoding protocadherin alpha-C2 isoform X1, producing MAVTRICNCIGNNVALSFVVFFLFCGLSLGQLRYSIPEELENGAAVGDLVQDLGLDIRKLSNRKIKVTSTTGKRYVDVNPKNGKLIVTERIDRETLCDLSSTCLIHLEVLVENPSEVHNVEVEIVDANDNAPKFPRDEYQLEMTESALPGSRFPIENALDPDVGSNSVRLYRLSPNEHFALDSNKPSINSKHIELVLKKPLDRELALYHQLILTAADGGTQAKTGSAKINVRVLDTNDNVPVFDSSVYKVKLLENSPKDTLVIKLNATDLDEGTNGEVYYSFSSYTSERVRQMFSMDSNTGEIRVRSNVDYEETNSYEMYIQAMDKGPGAVAAHCKVVVEVVDVNDNVPEIVLSSLSSPVREDARADTVVALISVTDRDSGANKQVSLEIPLGLPFKIKSFRNYYTLVTSAFLDRETTAAYNVTLSATDAGTPPLSSQKTIQVDVADVNDNPPRFEQTSYTVYVTENNAPGASLCTVKAQDSDVNENGRITYTVLNDNNHGIPVTSYVSVKAETGEAYALRAFDYESLREFHFQVKAQDGGIPPLSRVATVYIYIMDQNDHVPEIVNPPGNGTRSTETVLKNAEAGALVTKVVAYDADAGPNAWLIYVLDQCTDLELFKVHEHTGEIRTTRRVLEDNSTSFSMTVLVRDHGQPPLSSTATVNVAVMEVPPKVTPDPKRVIRPHSTLLFSNLTLYLIVALSATTFVFLVTVVVLAIVRCHAYCTQPGSCSPCCVSQKTPPDGGSSSIVGGGGGQPNNNVALRRDLKVEPHYIEVRGNGSMTKTYCYKTCLTATSGSDTFMFYNTGRPISGTWGSERFFTGGSGFVRRLSMPDASLQVCPEPKAPNADWQYSTSLRTGMQSSVHMEESSVMQGAQGMLVQNWPTVSSAADGEGGELSPPVGAGIDSNSWHFRYGPGPGYGPPQVLKPGDIPPEAFIIPGSPAIISIRQGPGGEDDKSDFISFGKKEEAKKKKKKKKEKKDKKDKGKEDVDE from the exons ATGGCTGTTACGAGGATATGTAACTGTATAGGAAACAATGTGGCTCTTTCTTTTGttgtatttttcttattttgtggCCTTTCACTTGGACAACTACGGTACTCCATTCCTGAGGAATTAGAAAATGGAGCGGCGGTGGGGGATCTTGTGCAGGATTTGGGGTTGGATATCCGAAAGCTCTCAAATCGAAAGATAAAGGTAACCTCCACCACTGGAAAACGGTATGTGGATGTCAATCCCAAAAATGGAAAATTAATTGTCACTGAAAGAATCGACAGAGAGACGTTGTGTGATTTAAGCAGCACCTGTCTTATACATTTAGAGGTGCTTGTTGAAAACCCATCCGAGGTGCACAATGTTGAGGTGGAGATTGTGGATGCTAATGACAATGCGCCGAAGTTCCCTAGAGATGAGTATCAATTGGAAATGACAGAATCGGCTTTACCAGGGTCTCGTTTCCCCATTGAGAATGCCCTGGATCCGGACGTGGGATCCAACTCCGTTCGTCTATATCGACTCAGCCCAAACGAACACTTCGCGCTGGATTCCAACAAACCCTCCATCAACAGCAAGCACATTGAGCTCGTGCTCAAAAAGCCCCTTGACCGCGAGCTGGCGCTTTACCACCAATTAATTCTGACTGCTGCTGATGGCGGAACGCAAGCAAAAACCGGTTCAGCTAAAATTAATGTGCGAGTCCTGGACACCAATGACAATGTCCCTGTATTTGACAGCTCAGTGTACAAAGTAAAATTGTTAGAAAACTCACCAAAAGACACACTGGTCATCAAATTGAATGCCACAGACCTTGACGAGGGTACCAATGGTGAGGTGTATTATTCTTTCAGCAGCTACACTTctgagagagtcagacagatgtTCAGCATGGACAGCAACACGGGAGAGATCAGAGTGAGGAGCAATGTGGACTATGAAGAGACCAACTCTTATGAGATGTATATCCAGGCCATGGATAAAGGCCCTGGTGCTGTGGCAGCCCACTGtaaggtggtggtggaggtggtggatgtGAATGACAACGTCCCAGAGATagtcctgtcttctctctccagcCCGGTGAGGGAGGATGCCAGGGCTGACACCGTGGTGGCCCTGATCAGTGTCACAGACCGGGACTCTGGTGCTAACAAACAGGTTAGCCTAGAAATACCCCTGGGCCTCCCCTTCAAGATCAAGTCCTTTAGAAACTACTACACCCTGGTCACCTCTGCCTTCCTGGACCGTGAAACCACCGCTGCCTACAATGTCACCCTCAGCGCCACTGACGCCGgcaccccacccctctcctcccaaaAGACCATACAGGTGGATGTGGCTGATGTGAATGACAACCCGCCACGCTTCGAGCAGACCTCCTACACGGTCTATGTGACGGAGAACAACGCCCCCGGGGCCTCACTGTGCACTGTTAAGGCCCAGGACTCAGATGTCAACGAGAACGGACGCATCACCTACACTGTCCTCAACGACAACAACCATGGGATCCCTGTCACCTCTTACGTCTCTGTGAAGGCCGAAACGGGAGAGGCCTACGCCCTGCGCGCCTTTGACTATGAGTCACTCAGGGAGTTCCACTTCCAGGTCAAAGCTCAGGACGGGGGCATTCCCCCCCTCAGCCGGGTGGCCACTGTCTACATCTATATCATGGACCAGAACGACCACGTGCCTGAGATCGTCAATCCCCCAGGCAACGGTACGCGCTCCACAGAGACAGTCCTGAAGAACGCTGAGGCTGGCGCCCTGGTGACCAAGGTGGTGGCGTACGACGCAGATGCAGGTCCCAATGCCTGGCTGATCTATGTGTTGGATCAGTGCACAGACTTGGAACTGTTCAAGGTGCATGAACACACGGGGGAGATCCGCACCACACGCAGGGTCTTGGAGGACAACTCCACCTCCTTCAGCATGACGGTGCTGGTGAGGGACCACGGCCAGCcgcctctctcctccactgccaCTGTCAATGTGGCTGTCATGGAGGTGCCACCCAAGGTGACCCCTGACCCTAAGAGGGTCATCCGGCCCCACAGCACCCTGCTCTTTTCTAATTTGACCCTCTATCTGATCGTGGCTCTGAGCGCCACCACCTTTGTGTTCCTGGTAACTGTGGTGGTGCTGGCCATCGTGCGCTGCCATGCCTACTGCACCCAGCCTGGGTCCTGCTCCCCCTGCTGCGTATCCCAAAAGACCCCCCCTGACGGCGGGAGCAGCAGTATAGTAGGTGGTGGTGGGGGACAACCCAATAACAATGTGGCGCTGCGGAGAGACCTCAAGGTGGAGCCTCACTACATTGAGGTGCGTGGGAATGGCTCTATGACCAAGACCTACTGCTACAAGACCTGTCTGACGGCCACCTCAGGCAGCGACACCTTCATGTTCTACAACACAGGCCGGCCCATTAGCGGCACCTGGGGTTCTGAGCGCTTCTTCACAGGAGGTAGTGGGTTTGTACGGAGACTAAGCATGCCCGACGCTTCACTGCAAGTCTGCCCAGAG ccGAAGGCCCCAAATGCTGACTGGCAATACTCCACTTCTCTGAGGACAGGGATGCAGAG CTCGGTCCATATGGAGGAGTCGTCAGTGATGCAGGGAGCACAGGGGATGCTGGTCCAGAACTGGCCCACAGTGTCCAGTGCTGCAG ATGGTGAGGGGGGTGAGCTGTCCCCTCCGGTTGGAGCTGGCATCGACAGTAACAGCTGGCACTTCCGTTACGGGCCTGGCCCTGGCTACGGCCCCCCTCAGGTCCTGAAGCCTGGAGACATTCCCCCTGAAGCCTTCATCATCCCCGGCTCCCCCGCCATCATCTCAATCCGCCAGGGCCCGGGAGGAGAGGATGACAAGAGTGATTTCATTTCCTTCGGCAAGAAGGAGGAagccaagaagaagaaaaagaaaaagaaggagaagaaagaCAAGAAAGACAAGGGGAAGGAGGATGTGGACGagtag